One stretch of Streptomyces peucetius DNA includes these proteins:
- a CDS encoding YciI family protein: MAKYLLLKHYRGAPAPVNDVPMDQWTPEEISAHIQYMRDFAARLEGTGEFVDGQALAPEGTFVRYDGEGRPPVTDGPFAETKDLIAGWMVIDVDSYERAVELAGELSAAPGAGGKPIHEWLELRPFLAEPPTVTE, from the coding sequence ATGGCCAAGTACCTGCTGCTCAAGCACTACCGCGGCGCGCCGGCTCCGGTCAACGACGTGCCCATGGACCAGTGGACGCCGGAGGAGATCTCGGCCCACATCCAGTACATGCGGGACTTCGCGGCGCGGCTCGAGGGCACCGGCGAGTTCGTCGACGGTCAGGCGCTCGCCCCCGAGGGGACGTTCGTCCGGTACGACGGCGAGGGGCGCCCGCCGGTCACCGACGGCCCGTTCGCGGAGACCAAGGACCTCATCGCCGGCTGGATGGTCATCGACGTCGACAGCTACGAGCGCGCCGTCGAGCTGGCCGGGGAGCTGTCGGCCGCCCCCGGGGCGGGCGGGAAGCCGATCCACGAGTGGCTCGAGCTGCGCCCGTTCCTCGCCGAGCCGCCCACCGTCACGGAGTGA
- a CDS encoding PLD nuclease N-terminal domain-containing protein, producing MLRALMYILPLALTIYAFIDCLNTPEDEAKHLPKLAWVFIILLFWVVGPIVWFAAGKMRHAPAGGRTPSEWHRNHRMEWVAPDDNPDFLKSLKDENKKDEAVLKDWEADLRRREEELKKREQDGEGDKS from the coding sequence ATGCTCAGGGCGCTGATGTACATCCTGCCGCTGGCGCTGACGATCTACGCGTTCATCGACTGCCTGAACACCCCCGAGGACGAGGCCAAGCACCTCCCCAAGCTGGCCTGGGTGTTCATCATCCTGCTTTTCTGGGTCGTAGGCCCGATCGTCTGGTTCGCCGCGGGCAAGATGCGGCACGCCCCGGCCGGCGGCCGCACCCCCTCGGAGTGGCACCGCAACCACCGCATGGAGTGGGTCGCCCCCGACGACAACCCCGACTTCCTCAAGTCCCTCAAGGACGAGAACAAGAAGGACGAGGCGGTCCTCAAGGACTGGGAGGCCGACCTGCGCCGCCGCGAGGAGGAGCTGAAGAAGCGCGAGCAGGACGGCGAGGGCGACAAGTCCTGA
- a CDS encoding UbiX family flavin prenyltransferase: protein MEQQEVKSRRPWVVGVSGASGTPYAAAVLRGLLAAGESVDLVVSRASRLTLLDETGIAFRDAHWQGDLRQWLARGADGKPDAFDVDVSDVRHWAAGDLAAGPSSGSYPVEGMLIVPASTACVAGVALGLSKDLLQRAASVTLKERRPLVVAVRETPLNGQTLKHLVTLDEAGAVVLPASPAFYAGATHIQDLVDFVAGRVLDAAGVPHRLYRRWEGELGGGSSGD, encoded by the coding sequence GTGGAGCAGCAAGAAGTGAAGAGTCGTCGGCCGTGGGTCGTGGGGGTGTCTGGTGCTTCCGGTACGCCGTACGCGGCAGCCGTGCTGCGCGGTCTGCTGGCCGCGGGGGAGAGCGTGGACCTGGTGGTCAGCCGGGCCTCGCGGCTGACGCTGCTCGACGAGACCGGTATCGCCTTCCGGGACGCGCACTGGCAGGGCGACCTGCGGCAGTGGCTGGCCCGGGGAGCCGACGGGAAGCCGGACGCGTTCGACGTCGATGTGTCGGACGTGCGGCACTGGGCGGCCGGGGACCTCGCCGCCGGTCCGTCGTCGGGGTCGTACCCGGTCGAGGGGATGCTGATCGTGCCGGCGTCTACGGCCTGTGTGGCGGGGGTGGCGCTCGGGCTCTCGAAGGATCTGCTGCAGCGCGCGGCGAGTGTGACGCTCAAGGAGCGGCGCCCCCTGGTGGTCGCCGTGCGGGAGACGCCCCTGAACGGGCAGACGCTGAAGCATCTGGTCACGCTGGACGAGGCGGGCGCAGTGGTGCTGCCCGCCTCTCCGGCGTTCTACGCGGGGGCGACGCACATCCAGGATCTGGTGGACTTCGTCGCGGGACGGGTGCTCGACGCGGCGGGGGTGCCGCATCGGCTGTACCGCCGTTGGGAGGGGGAGCTGGGTGGTGGCTCCTCGGGTGATTAG
- a CDS encoding menaquinone biosynthesis decarboxylase, translated as MAYDDLRSLLRALEREGDLKRIKAEVDPHLEVGEIVDRVNKAGGPALLFENVRGSAMPLAMNVFGTDRRLLKALGLKSYAEISEKIGGLLKPELPHGFIGVREAFGKLGSMMHVPPKKVKEAPVQEVVLHGDDVDLDLLPALFTWPEDGGSFFNLGLTHTKHPETGVRNLGLYRLQRHDRRTIGMHWQIHKDSRNHYAVAEQRGERLPVAIAFGCPPAVTYASTAPLPGDIDEYLFAGFVAGRRIEMVDCKTVPLQVPANAEVVLEGWLEPGEMLPEGPFGDHTGFYTPQEPFPALTIDCVTMRKRPLLQSIVVGRPPTEDGPLGRATERFFLPLLKIIVPDIVDYHLPESGGFHNCAIVSIDKKYPKHAQKVMHAIWGAHMMSLTKLIVVVDKDCDVHDLHEVAWRALGNTDYARDLTVVEGPVDHLDHASYQQFWGGKAGIDATKKLPEEGYTRDGGWPAMVESDPGTAALVDRRWKEYGL; from the coding sequence ATGGCTTACGACGATCTTCGCTCCCTGCTCCGGGCGCTGGAGCGCGAGGGCGACCTCAAGCGCATCAAGGCCGAAGTCGACCCGCATCTCGAGGTCGGGGAGATCGTCGACCGGGTGAACAAGGCCGGCGGGCCGGCCCTCCTCTTCGAGAACGTGCGCGGCTCCGCGATGCCGCTCGCGATGAACGTGTTCGGCACCGACCGCCGCCTCCTCAAGGCGCTCGGCCTGAAGTCGTACGCGGAGATCAGCGAGAAGATCGGCGGGCTGCTCAAGCCGGAACTGCCGCACGGCTTCATCGGGGTCCGTGAGGCGTTCGGCAAGCTCGGCTCGATGATGCACGTCCCGCCGAAGAAGGTGAAGGAAGCGCCCGTGCAGGAGGTCGTCCTGCACGGCGACGACGTCGACCTGGACCTGCTGCCCGCGCTGTTCACCTGGCCCGAGGACGGCGGCTCCTTCTTCAACCTGGGGCTCACGCACACCAAGCACCCCGAGACGGGCGTACGGAACCTCGGCCTGTACCGGCTCCAGCGGCACGACCGCCGGACCATCGGCATGCACTGGCAGATCCACAAGGACAGCCGCAACCACTACGCCGTCGCCGAGCAGCGGGGGGAGCGGCTGCCGGTCGCCATCGCCTTCGGCTGCCCGCCGGCCGTGACGTACGCCTCGACCGCGCCGCTGCCGGGCGACATCGACGAGTATCTGTTCGCCGGTTTCGTCGCGGGCAGGCGGATCGAGATGGTCGACTGCAAGACCGTGCCGCTGCAGGTCCCCGCGAACGCCGAGGTCGTGCTGGAGGGCTGGCTGGAGCCGGGGGAGATGCTGCCCGAGGGTCCCTTCGGCGACCACACCGGCTTCTACACGCCGCAGGAACCGTTCCCCGCGCTGACCATCGACTGCGTCACGATGCGCAAGCGGCCGCTGCTGCAGTCGATCGTGGTGGGCCGCCCGCCGACGGAGGACGGGCCGCTGGGCCGTGCCACCGAGCGGTTCTTCCTCCCACTGCTCAAGATCATCGTGCCGGACATCGTCGACTACCACCTGCCGGAGTCCGGCGGCTTCCACAACTGCGCGATCGTCTCGATCGACAAGAAGTACCCGAAGCACGCGCAGAAGGTGATGCACGCCATCTGGGGCGCGCACATGATGTCGCTGACCAAGCTGATCGTGGTGGTGGACAAGGACTGCGACGTCCACGACCTGCACGAGGTCGCGTGGCGTGCGCTCGGCAACACCGACTACGCCCGCGACCTCACCGTGGTCGAAGGCCCGGTCGACCATCTCGACCACGCCTCCTACCAGCAGTTCTGGGGCGGCAAGGCGGGCATCGACGCGACGAAGAAGCTTCCTGAGGAGGGCTACACCCGGGACGGCGGCTGGCCGGCCATGGTGGAGTCCGACCCGGGGACGGCGGCGCTCGTCGACCGCCGCTGGAAGGAGTACGGCCTGTGA
- a CDS encoding rhomboid family intramembrane serine protease: protein MARTDLTEWRGSDRAKAAAVLMLAWVALLWALEAIDTATGHALDAYGIVSRDPDELADVVPAAFMHFGFAHVAANSVPLLIFGFLAALGGIRRFLALSLMIIVVSGVGIWLFSPSYANTAGASGLVFGLFGFLVVRGFVERRLLEVGVGLLVGAVWGSSILLGVSPSDTGVSWQGHLFGLLAGIAGAFLFRRPARP, encoded by the coding sequence ATGGCGCGTACGGATCTCACCGAGTGGCGCGGCTCCGACCGCGCGAAAGCCGCTGCCGTGCTGATGCTGGCGTGGGTGGCCCTGCTGTGGGCGCTCGAGGCGATCGACACGGCGACGGGCCATGCCCTCGACGCGTACGGCATCGTGTCCCGCGACCCCGACGAACTGGCCGATGTCGTCCCCGCGGCCTTCATGCACTTCGGCTTCGCCCATGTCGCGGCCAACAGCGTCCCGCTGCTGATCTTCGGCTTCCTCGCCGCGCTGGGCGGCATCCGCCGCTTCCTCGCACTGTCGCTGATGATCATTGTGGTGTCCGGCGTCGGCATCTGGCTGTTCTCCCCCTCCTACGCCAACACCGCCGGCGCCTCGGGCCTCGTCTTCGGCCTCTTCGGCTTCCTGGTGGTGCGCGGCTTCGTTGAGCGCAGACTGCTGGAAGTGGGCGTGGGCCTGCTCGTCGGCGCGGTCTGGGGCAGCTCGATCCTCCTCGGCGTATCCCCGTCCGACACCGGCGTGAGCTGGCAGGGCCACCTCTTCGGCCTGCTCGCGGGAATCGCCGGGGCGTTCCTCTTCCGCCGCCCCGCTCGCCCTTAG
- a CDS encoding Lrp/AsnC family transcriptional regulator produces MDAVDRQLIQALRENGRASYAELGRLVGLSGPSVTDRINRLEAAGVITGYRATVDAASLGLGVTALIGISLSDAADHEDVARRLKDLAEIEDCWFIAGDDSYMLKVRADNVDGLEKTIRRLSGTRGVSRTRTTIVLSTKWENRVGDLPEES; encoded by the coding sequence ATGGACGCCGTGGACAGGCAGCTCATCCAGGCCCTTCGCGAGAACGGCAGGGCTTCGTACGCCGAGCTCGGCCGGCTCGTGGGGCTCTCCGGCCCCTCCGTCACCGACCGCATCAACCGCCTCGAGGCGGCGGGCGTCATCACCGGATACCGCGCGACCGTCGACGCCGCCTCGCTCGGCCTCGGCGTCACCGCGCTGATCGGCATCTCGCTCTCCGACGCCGCCGACCACGAGGACGTGGCCCGCCGGCTGAAGGACCTCGCCGAGATCGAGGACTGCTGGTTCATCGCGGGTGACGACTCGTACATGCTCAAGGTTCGGGCCGACAACGTGGACGGTCTGGAGAAGACGATCCGCCGCCTCTCGGGGACCCGCGGGGTCTCCCGTACGCGTACCACCATCGTGCTCTCCACCAAGTGGGAGAACCGGGTCGGCGACCTGCCCGAGGAGAGCTAG
- the mqnP gene encoding menaquinone biosynthesis prenyltransferase MqnP has protein sequence MTTADGVVGPGPAPQPTRRVKAFLRLVMIEHSVFALPFAYIAALTAMFRADRSVHWVGLLLVTVAMVGLRTFAMACNRIIDREIDARNPRTAGRELVTGAVSVRSAWTGALVALVVFLGAAALLGPLCLALAPVAVVPMVVYPYGKRFTDFPHAILGLAQAMGPVGAWIAVTGAWSWDAVILGLAVGVWIGGFDLIFACQDVQADRAHGVKSVPARFGIPAALHGARGSHVVTTGLLVWYALATDAGVLFWAGLVIVVAAFLYEHTIVRPHDLSRLNRAFFTVNGFIGIALFVCALADLVVRGLTV, from the coding sequence ATGACGACCGCCGACGGGGTCGTGGGTCCGGGCCCGGCGCCGCAGCCGACCAGGAGGGTGAAGGCCTTCCTGCGGCTGGTGATGATCGAGCACTCGGTCTTCGCGCTGCCCTTCGCCTACATCGCCGCGCTCACCGCGATGTTCCGGGCGGACCGGAGCGTCCACTGGGTCGGGCTGCTGCTCGTCACCGTCGCGATGGTGGGACTGCGGACCTTCGCCATGGCCTGCAACCGGATCATCGACCGCGAGATCGACGCCCGTAATCCGCGCACGGCGGGGCGCGAGCTGGTCACCGGCGCCGTGTCCGTCCGCTCGGCGTGGACGGGGGCGCTCGTCGCGCTCGTCGTCTTCCTCGGCGCGGCCGCGCTCCTGGGCCCGCTGTGCCTGGCGCTCGCGCCGGTCGCGGTGGTGCCGATGGTGGTCTATCCGTACGGCAAGCGGTTCACCGACTTCCCGCACGCGATCCTCGGTCTGGCGCAGGCGATGGGCCCCGTCGGGGCGTGGATCGCGGTCACCGGGGCGTGGTCGTGGGACGCGGTGATCCTGGGGCTCGCCGTCGGCGTGTGGATCGGCGGCTTCGACCTGATCTTCGCCTGCCAGGACGTGCAGGCCGACCGCGCCCACGGCGTGAAGTCGGTCCCTGCCCGCTTCGGCATCCCGGCGGCGCTCCACGGCGCCCGTGGGTCACATGTCGTGACGACCGGCCTGCTGGTCTGGTACGCGCTGGCGACGGACGCGGGCGTCCTCTTCTGGGCGGGCCTGGTCATCGTCGTGGCGGCGTTCCTCTACGAGCACACGATCGTCCGCCCGCACGACCTGTCGCGCCTGAACAGGGCGTTCTTCACGGTCAACGGGTTCATCGGCATCGCCCTCTTCGTGTGTGCGCTCGCCGATCTCGTGGTCCGGGGTCTGACCGTATAG
- a CDS encoding RNA polymerase sigma factor — translation MNEALLRSLTPSVLGILVRRGADFAAAEDAVQDALVEAVRVWPAEPPKDPKGWLVTVAWRRFLDQTRADTARRRREDRVDEEPAPGPAPAVDDTLQLYFLCAHPSLTPSSAVALTLRAVGGLTTRQIAQAYLVPEATMAQRISRAKRTVSGVRFDQPGDVATVLRVLYLVFNEGYSGDVDLSAEAIRLTRQLAAAIDHPEVAGLLALMLLHHARRAARTAPDGSLVPLAEQDRGRWDTRSIAEGVGILQAALARDGLGEFQAQAAIAALHTDAPTAEETDWVQIVEWYDELLRLTDSPVVRLNRAVAVGEADGPRAGLAALAALDDSSANASGKGYALPRHAAVAAYLHERDGDSATAARLYAEAARKAPNLAERDYLTRQAARLNARR, via the coding sequence ATGAACGAGGCCCTGCTCCGAAGCCTCACACCGAGCGTCCTCGGGATCCTCGTCCGCCGCGGAGCCGACTTCGCGGCGGCCGAGGACGCCGTGCAGGACGCGCTGGTCGAGGCGGTCCGCGTCTGGCCGGCCGAACCGCCGAAGGACCCGAAGGGCTGGCTGGTCACCGTGGCCTGGCGCCGGTTCCTCGACCAGACCCGGGCGGACACCGCCCGCCGCCGGCGTGAGGACCGCGTCGACGAGGAGCCGGCGCCCGGCCCCGCGCCCGCGGTGGACGACACGCTCCAGCTCTACTTCCTGTGCGCCCACCCGTCGCTGACCCCGTCGTCCGCGGTCGCGCTCACACTGCGGGCCGTCGGCGGACTGACCACCCGGCAGATCGCCCAGGCCTATCTGGTGCCCGAGGCGACCATGGCGCAGCGCATCAGCCGCGCCAAGCGCACCGTCTCCGGCGTGCGGTTCGACCAGCCGGGCGACGTCGCCACCGTGCTGCGCGTCCTCTATCTGGTCTTCAACGAGGGCTACTCCGGCGACGTCGACCTCTCCGCCGAGGCCATCCGGCTCACCCGGCAGCTCGCGGCCGCGATCGACCACCCCGAGGTGGCGGGGCTGCTCGCCCTCATGCTGCTCCACCACGCCCGGCGTGCCGCCCGGACCGCGCCCGACGGCAGCCTGGTGCCGCTCGCCGAGCAGGACCGCGGCCGCTGGGACACCCGGTCGATCGCCGAGGGCGTCGGGATCCTGCAGGCGGCCCTCGCCCGCGACGGGCTGGGCGAGTTCCAGGCCCAGGCCGCCATCGCGGCACTCCACACCGACGCGCCCACCGCGGAGGAGACCGACTGGGTGCAGATCGTCGAGTGGTATGACGAGCTCCTGCGCCTGACCGACAGCCCGGTCGTCCGGCTCAACCGCGCGGTGGCCGTCGGCGAGGCCGACGGCCCGCGCGCCGGGCTGGCGGCGCTCGCCGCGCTGGACGACTCCTCCGCGAACGCTTCGGGCAAGGGATACGCCTTGCCCCGCCACGCGGCGGTGGCGGCGTACCTCCACGAGCGCGACGGCGACTCGGCGACGGCGGCACGGCTGTACGCCGAGGCGGCCCGGAAGGCACCCAACCTCGCCGAGCGCGACTACCTGACGCGCCAGGCCGCCCGGCTCAACGCACGCCGGTGA